The Streptomyces sp. GSL17-111 region TCGGGCGTCGGGAAGGTCTTGTCGCTCATGGTCCAGCGAGTGCACGCCGATCGGGAACCTACACATCGCCCAGCCGATCCGCTCCCGGGCGGACCGCACGACGGAAGGAGAGCTCGATGGCGAGGTTGCGCGACATGCGCCGGGCCGTGGTGACCGGGGGTGCCGGGTTCATCGGCTCGCACCTGTGTGAACGCCTGCTGGAGGACGGGCTGCGGGTCCTGGCCGTGGACAACCTCCTCTCCGGCGACCGGCGGAACCTCACCGCGCTGGAGGGCCGCCCCGGATTCCGGTTCCTGGAACGTGACATCTGTGCGCCCGGCGCGCTGGAGGACCTGCCCGGCGGCCCGTACGGGCTGGTGATGCACCTGGCGTGCCCGGCCTCGCCCGCCGACTACCTGCGGCTGCCGCTGGAGACGCTGGAGGCGGGCAGCAGTGGCACCCGCAACGCCCTGGAACTCGCCCGCCGCGACGGCTCCCGGCTGCTGCTGGCCTCGACGTCCGAGGTGTACGGGGACCCGCAGGAGCACCCGCAGCGCGAGACGTACTGGGGGCACGTGAACCCGGTGGGGCCGCGCAGCGTCTACGACGAGGCCAAGCGGTTCGCGGAGGCGCTGGTCACCGCGCACCGGGGCGCGCGGGGCACGGACGCCGCCATCGTGCGGATCTTCAACACCTACGGCCCGCGTATGCGGCCGGGGGACGGCCGGGCGGTGCCCACGTTCGTGCGCCAGGCGCTGGCCGGGGAGCCGCTGACCGTCGCGGGGGACGGCAGTCAGACCCGTTCCCTGTGCTACGTGGACGACACCGTGGAGGGCCTGGTGGCGCTGGCCGCCTCGGAGCTCGACGGCCCGGTGAACATCGGCGGCGACGAGGAGATCTCCATCGCCGAACTGGCGCGCCGCATCATCGCCCTGACGGGCTCGCGCTCGCACATCTCCCACATCGGCCTGCCCGACGACGACCCGGTGCGCCGGAGGCCGGACACGACGCTCGCCCGCGAAGGACTCGGCTGGGCTCCGCGGACGAGCTGGGAGCACGGTCTGAAGCGGACGGTGAGCTGGTTCGCCGAGCTGCCGGTTCCGCAGCCGCCCGCTCCCTCGCCGGCCGGGCGCTGAGCGCGCGAGCCGCTTCAGGGCGTTTGGGAGCGCTGCCGAGGGTAACCACAGTGGCCCCGAGGGCCTCGGCTGCCCCATGAGCAACGCCGACCCCGCAGGAGGTTCGCATGCGCATTCTCGGCGTCAACGCCGTCTTCCACGATCCCGCCGCAGCTCTGGTGATCGACGGGACAACTGTGGCGGCTGCGGAGGAGGAACGATTCAGCCGACGCAAGCACGGCAAGCGCCCGGTCCCGTTCTCGGCCTGGGAGATGCCGGAGCAGGCGGCGGCCTGGTGCCTGGAACACGCCGGCCTCACGCCCGAGGACCTGGACGCCGTGGCCTTCTCCTACGACCCCGCGCTCGCCCTGCCCGCCCCCGAGATGGGGCTGGACGACCCGTGGGACGCGCTGCGCCAGACCTACGCCCGTGAGGCGCCCTTCTTCCTGGCCACCGCTCTGCCCGGCCTCGACCCGGCCCTCGTGCGGTTCGTGCCGCACCACGTCGCGCATGCCGCCTCCTGCGGGATCGCCGGTCCGCACCGCGACAACGCGGTCCTCGTCCTCGACGGGCGTGGCGAGGCGTCCTCCCACCTCTCCGGCCGCTACCGCGACGGCGCCCTGGAGGTGCTGGCGGGGCAACGGCTCCCGCACTCCCTGGGCCTGGTCTACGAGGAGCTGACGGCCCACCTGGGCTTCCTGCGCTCCAGCGACGAGTACAAGGTCATGGCCCTCGCCTCCTACGGCAAACCGCGCTTCCTGCCGCAGCTGCGGGAGTGGGTGCACGGCACGGACGACGGCGGGTTCCGCGCCCACGGCATCGACTGGGCCGCGCTCGCCCCGGCCCGGCCCCCGGGCACCGAGTGGACCGAGGACCACGCCGACCTGGCCGCCAGCGCGCAGGCCTGCCTGGAGGAGACGCTGCTCGACCTGGTGCGCTGGCTGCACGCCCACGGCGGGGGCCGGCACCTGACCCTCGCGGGCGGCGTCGCGCTCAACTGCGTGGCCAACGCCCGGATCGCGGCCGAGGGCCCCTACGAGGACGTGTGGGTGCAGCCGGCCGCCGGGGACGCGGGCACCGCGCTGGGCGCGGCCCTGCACCTCGCCACCGAGCGGGGCGACCCCTGTGCCCCGATGCCCGGCGCCGACCTCGGCCGGGGCTGGAGCGAGGAGGAGCTGGCGGCCCGGCTCGCCGAGGCGGGCGTCCCCTACGACCGGCCCGAGGACATCGCCGAGGCCGCCGCGGAGGTGCTCGCGGGCAACGAGATCGTCGCGTGGTTCCAGGGACGCAGCGAGTTCGGGCCCCGGGCCCTGGGCCACCGCTCGCTGCTCGCCCATCCCGGGCGGGCGGAGAACCTGGACCGGCTCAACCGGGTCAAGGGGCGGGAGGAGTTCCGCCCGGTGGCCCCGATGGTCGCCGAGCACCGGGCCGCCGAGCTGTTCCGGGGTCAGCTGCCCAGCCCCTACATGCTGTTCACGCACGAGGTGGCGGAGGAGTGGCGGGAGCGCATCCCCGCCGTCGTCCACGTGGACGGCACCGCCCGCATCCAGACCGTCGGCGCCGACAGCGACCCCCTGACCGCGCGGCTGCTCGCGGCGTTCGAACGGCGGACCGGGCTGCCCACCGTCGTCAACACCAGCCTCAACACGGCCGGGCGGCCCATGGTCGACAGCCCGCGCGACGCGCTGGAGTGCTTCGGGTCCTCCCCGGTGGACCTGCTGGCCCTCGGACCGTTCGCGGTGCGCAGGGGGGCGGTCTTCGCATGAGCCGCCGACAGAGGTCGACGACGGCGCGGGGCGTCGCGTACGCGGTCGTGATCCCGACGGTCGGACGGCCGTGCCTGCGGGAGTGCCTGCGCGCCCTGGCCGACGCCACCGGCCCGGAGCCGGTGCGGATCGTCGTCGTGGACGACCGCCCCGGTCCCCCGCGCGGGGGCCCGGTACGCCCCGGCGCCGACCTGCCCCTGGACGCCCTCGGGCCGCTGCGCGGACGCGTGAGCGTCCTGCGGACCCGGGGACGCGGCCCGGCCGGGGCGCGCAACGCGGGTCTGCGGGCCGTCGGCGACGTGCCGTGGACGGTCTTCCTCGACGACGACGTCCGGGTCGGCCCCGACTGGCGCGAGCGGCTCCGCGCGGACCTCACCGCCGCCTCCCCCACGACCGCGGGCGTCCAGGGCGTCCTGGAGGTCCCGCTGCCGTCCGGACGCCGCCCCACCGACTGGGAGCGCAACACCGCCGGGCTGGAGACGGCGCGCTGGGCCACCGCGGACATGGCCTTCCGCACGGCGGCGCTCGCCTCGGTGAACGGCTTCGACGAACGCTTCCCCCGGGCCTTCCGCGAGGACGCCGACCTGGCACTGCGGCTCCAGGCGGCGGGCCACGACCTCACGTCGGGCACCCGCCGTACCCGGCACCCGGTGCGCCCCGCCGACCCCTGGGTGTCCGTCAAGGCGCAGCGGGGCAACGCGGACGACGCCCTGATGTGCGCCGTGCACGGCCCGGACTGGTGGCGGCGGGCCGCCGCCCCGCGCGGCCGCATCCGCCGACACGCGGCGGTCGCCGCCTGCGGGCTGGCGGCACTGGCGCTCGGCCTGTCCGGACGGCGGCGGGCGGCGGCGCTCGCGGGCACCGGCTGGCTGGTGGGGACCGCCGAGTTCGCGGGCGCCCGCATCGCGCCGGGCCCGCGCACGGCCGGGGAGATCGCGACGATGCTCGTCACGAGCGTGCTCATCCCACCGCTGGCCGTCTACCACCGGCTGGCCGGGGAGGTGCGCCACCGGGCGGCGCCCCGGCCGCCCCGGCGAGGGGAGGCACGACGATGAGCGGCGAGGCGACG contains the following coding sequences:
- a CDS encoding NAD-dependent epimerase/dehydratase family protein produces the protein MARLRDMRRAVVTGGAGFIGSHLCERLLEDGLRVLAVDNLLSGDRRNLTALEGRPGFRFLERDICAPGALEDLPGGPYGLVMHLACPASPADYLRLPLETLEAGSSGTRNALELARRDGSRLLLASTSEVYGDPQEHPQRETYWGHVNPVGPRSVYDEAKRFAEALVTAHRGARGTDAAIVRIFNTYGPRMRPGDGRAVPTFVRQALAGEPLTVAGDGSQTRSLCYVDDTVEGLVALAASELDGPVNIGGDEEISIAELARRIIALTGSRSHISHIGLPDDDPVRRRPDTTLAREGLGWAPRTSWEHGLKRTVSWFAELPVPQPPAPSPAGR
- a CDS encoding glycosyltransferase family 2 protein codes for the protein MSRRQRSTTARGVAYAVVIPTVGRPCLRECLRALADATGPEPVRIVVVDDRPGPPRGGPVRPGADLPLDALGPLRGRVSVLRTRGRGPAGARNAGLRAVGDVPWTVFLDDDVRVGPDWRERLRADLTAASPTTAGVQGVLEVPLPSGRRPTDWERNTAGLETARWATADMAFRTAALASVNGFDERFPRAFREDADLALRLQAAGHDLTSGTRRTRHPVRPADPWVSVKAQRGNADDALMCAVHGPDWWRRAAAPRGRIRRHAAVAACGLAALALGLSGRRRAAALAGTGWLVGTAEFAGARIAPGPRTAGEIATMLVTSVLIPPLAVYHRLAGEVRHRAAPRPPRRGEARR
- a CDS encoding carbamoyltransferase family protein; the protein is MRILGVNAVFHDPAAALVIDGTTVAAAEEERFSRRKHGKRPVPFSAWEMPEQAAAWCLEHAGLTPEDLDAVAFSYDPALALPAPEMGLDDPWDALRQTYAREAPFFLATALPGLDPALVRFVPHHVAHAASCGIAGPHRDNAVLVLDGRGEASSHLSGRYRDGALEVLAGQRLPHSLGLVYEELTAHLGFLRSSDEYKVMALASYGKPRFLPQLREWVHGTDDGGFRAHGIDWAALAPARPPGTEWTEDHADLAASAQACLEETLLDLVRWLHAHGGGRHLTLAGGVALNCVANARIAAEGPYEDVWVQPAAGDAGTALGAALHLATERGDPCAPMPGADLGRGWSEEELAARLAEAGVPYDRPEDIAEAAAEVLAGNEIVAWFQGRSEFGPRALGHRSLLAHPGRAENLDRLNRVKGREEFRPVAPMVAEHRAAELFRGQLPSPYMLFTHEVAEEWRERIPAVVHVDGTARIQTVGADSDPLTARLLAAFERRTGLPTVVNTSLNTAGRPMVDSPRDALECFGSSPVDLLALGPFAVRRGAVFA